GGCAGGAATTCATGCAGCGGCGGATCGAGCAGGCGCAGCGTCACCGGAAGGCCCGCCATGATCTCGAACAACTCCACGAAGTCCGTGCGCAGCATGGGCAGCGCCTTGGCCAGCGCCGCCCGCCGGTCGCGCTCGCGGTCGGCCAGGATCATCTCGCGGATGGCCACCAGCCGGTCGCCTTCGAAGAACATATGTTCGGTGCGGCAAAGTCCGATGCCTTCCGCGCCGAAATCCCGCGCCATGCGGGCATCCTGCACCGTTTCGGCATTGGCACGCACGGCCATGCGGCGGTGCTTGTCGGCCCAGGTGAGCAGCGTGGCGAAATTGCCGGAGAGTTCCGGCGGACGGATATCCACCGCGCCCTTGAGCACCTGCCCGGCCGAGCCATCGAGCGTGATGATGTCGCCCCGCTTCAGGGTGAAACCCGGTCCGGTGAGTGTGCCCGCAACGGTGTCGATGCGGAGCGCCGATGCGCCGGACACACAAGGTTTGCCCATGCCGCGCGCAATCACCGCCGCATGGGAGGTCATGCCGCCGCGCGTGGTGAGCACGCCTTCCGCCGCGTGGAGTCCGCGAATGTCTTCCGGCAGCGTCTCGGGCCGGACGAGGATCACCTTCACTCCATCTGCCGCGAGCGCGCGCGCCTCCTCGGCATCGAAGATGATCGCCCCCGACACGGCTCCCGGAGAAGCCGGCAGCGCCGATACCACGACCATGCGCTTGGCTTCGGGATCAATTGTGGAATGGAGCAACTGGTCCAGCGACAGGGGATCGATGCGGAGCAGCGCCTCCTGTTCCGTCATGGAGCCGGCGCGCACGAAATCGGTGACGATCTGCAGCGAGGCGGAGGTCGAGCGCTTGCCGGGCCGGGCTGACAGGAACCACAGCCGTCCATGCTCCACCGTGAATTCGACTTCAACGGCGTCACGCAACGTCGTTTCCAGTGCCGCAACCCCCTTTTCCAGCGCGGCGCAAGTCTCGGGCAGGACGGACTGGAGCGACTCTCCACCGCCATTGCGCAAGGGCACCACGGCCCTGAGCCGCGCCGCGAGGTCCGGGCCTTGCGCCTGCGGCAGGAATTCGCCAGCCATCGCTGCCACGCCTGTCTGCGGGTGGCGGGACCAGGCGCGGCCGACGCCACTGTCGTCGCCCGCATTGCCGAACACCATGGCCTGCACGATGAGGGACAGTCCTGCATCTTCCGGCGCGCCGTGAATCTTGCGCTGTGTCTTGGCGCGCGGCGCATGCCAGGCGCGCACCATGGCGGCGAGCGTCGTCATCAGTTGCTGGCGCGGATCCTCCTGGAAGGCCTCGCCGTTGTTGCTTTCGAACTGCGCCTTGAAGCGCTTTGCGATTTCCGTGGCGTCCGAGCCGCGCAACTCCGCATCCGACACATAGCCGCGCTCCTCCTTGTAGAGGGCCAGCACATCCTCAAAGGCGGCGGGGTCGTCCCCCAGCACGGCATGGGCATAATTCTGGATGAAACGGCGGTAGCATTCCTGGGCAAAGCGCACATCGTTGCTCTCGGTTGCAAGCGCCGCCACAGTGACGTCGTTGAGGCCGATGTTGAGCACTGCCTCGACTGCACTGGGCACACCTGCGGGCACACTGGGCCGCACCGCCAGCAGCAGCGGCTTCTCGCGCCCGCCGAATGTGCGGCCGGTCTCCGCTTCCAGTTGCGCGATGGCCTGGTCGAGTTTCCCGGACAGCGGTGCTTTCAGGCCCTCGCCGAGGCTGCGGCAGGCCGCGACTGGCAGCGCAAAGCCGGGCGGCACCGCCAACGACAAGGCCGCCATGCCGCATAGCTGCGTCGCCTTCGCGCCCAGTGCGGCAGCGTCGGACGGCCCCGTGGAACCGAGGTGGCAGAAGAGAAGCGGGTCAGCGGCGGTCATGATCGTGTTGCATTGCAGCAAAGCCGTTCGGCCCGACGCGGTCAAGCCTTCCGTGCACAGACGATGAACGGCGCTGCGATGAGGTCGTCCTCAGGCTGGCAGGGCTCGGGGCAAAGCGGGCGTGCGGTTGCGGAAGACGAGCCACATCGCCACCGACATGTTGGCGAGGTTCCAGCCGATGCCGTGGACGAAGGCCCAGGTGTATGACCCGGTCATGTCGTAGATCTGGCCTGATAGCCATCCGCCCAGCGCCATGCCCAGCACGGTTGCCGTCAATACCAGTGAAATGCGGAAGCCCGCCTGCCGCGCCGGGAAATTGTCGCGGATGATGAGCGCATAGCTCGGCACAATACCGCCCTGCGAAAGGCCGAAGAAGGCCGACACGATGTAGAGCGAGGTGAGGCCATCGAAAGGAATGTAGAAGAGCAGCGCCAGGCATTGCAGCAACGAACCGATGATCAGCGTCCCCACGCCGCCGATCTTGTCGGCGAGAAGTCCGGATGCAAAGCGCGAGATGACGCCGAAGCCCAGCATGAGCGACAGCATTTCCGCCCCCCGCGCCGTGC
The nucleotide sequence above comes from Hyphomicrobiales bacterium. Encoded proteins:
- a CDS encoding pyruvate, phosphate dikinase → MTAADPLLFCHLGSTGPSDAAALGAKATQLCGMAALSLAVPPGFALPVAACRSLGEGLKAPLSGKLDQAIAQLEAETGRTFGGREKPLLLAVRPSVPAGVPSAVEAVLNIGLNDVTVAALATESNDVRFAQECYRRFIQNYAHAVLGDDPAAFEDVLALYKEERGYVSDAELRGSDATEIAKRFKAQFESNNGEAFQEDPRQQLMTTLAAMVRAWHAPRAKTQRKIHGAPEDAGLSLIVQAMVFGNAGDDSGVGRAWSRHPQTGVAAMAGEFLPQAQGPDLAARLRAVVPLRNGGGESLQSVLPETCAALEKGVAALETTLRDAVEVEFTVEHGRLWFLSARPGKRSTSASLQIVTDFVRAGSMTEQEALLRIDPLSLDQLLHSTIDPEAKRMVVVSALPASPGAVSGAIIFDAEEARALAADGVKVILVRPETLPEDIRGLHAAEGVLTTRGGMTSHAAVIARGMGKPCVSGASALRIDTVAGTLTGPGFTLKRGDIITLDGSAGQVLKGAVDIRPPELSGNFATLLTWADKHRRMAVRANAETVQDARMARDFGAEGIGLCRTEHMFFEGDRLVAIREMILADRERDRRAALAKALPMLRTDFVELFEIMAGLPVTLRLLDPPLHEFLPEDSADIDALARALNADNTLLRRRIQDLREQNPMLGHRGVRLLLSYPEIVDMQARAVFEAVAEVAKTTGKPPIPEIMVPLVVSRAELDLVRGRIDAAAADVQRETGLTFTYRVGTMIELPRAALRAADIAQAAEFFSFGTNDLTQTTFGISRDDSARFIGEYASKGIFPADPFVTLDVDGVGELVHMAVERGRAARPDIHLGICGEHGGDPQSIAFCESEGLDYVSCSPFRVPIARLAAAQARLRKSG